One window from the genome of Streptomyces cadmiisoli encodes:
- a CDS encoding RNA polymerase sigma factor, which yields MDRADVGALVQSAVDGDAAAWKALVEGLSPLVWSVVRAHRLSDADAHEVYQTAWFRFAQNLGRIREPDKAGGWLASTARNECLKVLRSSRRLTPTDDPQLLDRVSEDRTPEQAVLDSEEAAAQSERMRRLWQEFEELGDRCRQLLRVLMASPPPSYQEVSAALGIAVGSIGPLRQRCLRRLRARLDARGAL from the coding sequence GTGGATCGTGCAGATGTCGGCGCGCTCGTCCAGTCCGCCGTCGACGGCGACGCGGCGGCCTGGAAGGCGCTGGTGGAAGGGCTGAGCCCGCTGGTGTGGTCCGTGGTGCGCGCTCACCGGCTCAGCGACGCCGACGCGCACGAGGTCTACCAGACCGCCTGGTTCCGGTTCGCCCAGAACCTCGGGCGGATCCGGGAGCCGGACAAGGCGGGCGGCTGGCTGGCGAGCACCGCGCGCAACGAGTGCCTGAAGGTCCTCAGGAGTTCGCGGCGGCTGACGCCGACCGACGATCCGCAACTGCTGGACCGGGTCAGCGAGGACCGCACGCCGGAGCAGGCGGTGCTCGACTCGGAGGAGGCGGCGGCGCAGAGCGAGCGCATGCGGCGGCTCTGGCAGGAGTTCGAGGAACTCGGCGATCGGTGCAGGCAGTTGCTCCGGGTGCTGATGGCCTCGCCGCCGCCGAGCTACCAGGAGGTGTCCGCCGCTCTGGGCATCGCCGTCGGCAGCATCGGGCCGCTGCGCCAGCGCTGTCTGCGGCGCCTGCGGGCCCGACTCGACGCACGGGGAGCACTGTGA
- a CDS encoding S8/S53 family peptidase, which translates to MAPQRFREQFDQIQRSMPDVPLAMGPDDSADFIYEKGVVLARDGEEARIVEDTVRTHFAETTGLVADSVRRGGAETNRSGITRIEVGDPGEGDQRGDRAVAGALRALRAVEGRAGHRLVSRNHVVHIAPVNACPGDEPVPAPLDQPPNPAAAEAAYDPDTAVGVLVIDTGLMKDHGSYPLLAHTRGDLQIKETGDDGALEQYVGHGTFIAGLLAAVAPNTDLTVRNTLNDAGAILESEFGDKLFEAVDRDGWPDIISLSAGTPNGRPDGLLGLQAFMEELRTQRTLLVAAAGNNGSATPFWPAAHATLPAWEDSVVSVGALRSDGEFGACFSNHGGWVKVYAPGERLTSSLTGFATPVPYVYRHSTYDSCRYGFTYACTCQYPRHAGQLSEEQQAGGGKPDQVMFEGFAHWSGTSFATPVVAGMIASHMVAHKETDPRAAARQLLTAHAEFAEVRGAHVPALRPPTWRPVPVVALATGT; encoded by the coding sequence ATGGCACCACAGCGATTCCGCGAGCAGTTCGACCAGATCCAGCGCTCGATGCCCGACGTACCCCTGGCGATGGGGCCGGACGACTCCGCCGACTTCATCTACGAGAAGGGCGTCGTCCTGGCCCGCGACGGCGAGGAGGCCCGCATCGTCGAGGACACGGTGCGGACCCACTTCGCCGAGACCACGGGACTGGTCGCCGACAGCGTGCGCCGCGGCGGTGCCGAGACCAACCGTTCCGGGATCACCCGGATCGAGGTCGGTGACCCGGGCGAGGGGGACCAGCGCGGCGACCGTGCCGTGGCGGGCGCGCTGCGGGCGCTGCGGGCGGTGGAGGGACGCGCGGGACACCGGCTGGTCAGCCGCAACCACGTGGTGCACATCGCGCCGGTCAACGCCTGCCCCGGCGACGAACCCGTGCCCGCCCCGCTGGACCAGCCGCCCAACCCCGCGGCGGCGGAGGCGGCGTACGACCCCGACACGGCGGTCGGTGTCCTGGTGATCGACACGGGCCTGATGAAGGACCACGGTTCCTACCCGCTGCTGGCCCACACCCGGGGCGACCTCCAGATCAAGGAGACCGGCGACGACGGCGCCCTCGAGCAGTACGTCGGGCACGGCACGTTCATCGCCGGCCTCCTCGCCGCCGTCGCGCCGAACACCGACCTCACCGTCCGCAACACCCTCAACGACGCCGGCGCCATCCTGGAGTCGGAGTTCGGCGACAAGCTGTTCGAGGCCGTCGACCGCGACGGCTGGCCCGACATCATCAGCCTGTCCGCCGGCACGCCCAACGGCCGCCCCGACGGTCTGCTGGGCCTGCAGGCCTTCATGGAGGAACTGCGCACCCAGCGCACGCTCCTGGTCGCCGCGGCCGGCAACAACGGCAGCGCCACGCCCTTCTGGCCCGCCGCCCACGCCACCCTGCCCGCCTGGGAGGACAGCGTCGTCTCGGTCGGGGCGCTGCGCAGCGACGGTGAGTTCGGCGCCTGCTTCAGCAACCACGGCGGCTGGGTGAAGGTCTACGCCCCCGGCGAGCGCCTCACCAGCTCCCTCACCGGCTTCGCCACCCCGGTGCCGTACGTATACCGGCACTCGACCTACGACTCCTGCCGGTACGGCTTCACCTACGCCTGCACCTGCCAGTACCCCCGGCACGCCGGACAGCTGAGCGAGGAGCAGCAGGCCGGCGGGGGCAAGCCGGACCAGGTGATGTTCGAGGGCTTCGCGCACTGGAGCGGCACCTCGTTCGCCACCCCCGTGGTCGCCGGGATGATCGCCTCCCACATGGTCGCCCACAAGGAGACCGACCCGCGGGCCGCCGCACGGCAACTGCTCACGGCGCACGCCGAGTTCGCCGAGGTGCGCGGCGCCCATGTGCCGGCCCTCCGTCCGCCGACCTGGCGCCCGGTGCCGGTCGTGGCCCTCGCCACCGGGACGTGA